The segment taattctaagtactacttttacctcaaccagtgaaatccaaaatcgtcaaaacttgaatctgtagagagcttttctacggtatttaccgaccggaagtgattttttttctcgataattatgtAGGTACAGtatacagtttaatgataacaaaaatcgtcgtcctaactcatccaaaaacaccacgtttacctcaatcactgaagtccaaattagttgaagttctaatcagtagagtttttcaagtgtattttccgagcaaaagtaattttttttttttttttcgataattatatacacgtctacagtttaatgacacctaaaattaATGTCGTAACTTAAtgctaagcagtcattttacgttcccaagacgaatttgaacgaagtggtcactaatttaaactgtttgctgcgttacggttcaggttactttgtgacgtcacgtgaccgcgccctatccgaaaggccgagcccaaaagtatcgtttgatactttatgatttaaacaaaaggacaattatatttttaacaacgatcactttaatcaattaaatcaatcaatttaatgtttgtagacaagagtaatgatactctccttttttctcctgctccctgcttcattttttaatatgtcttaaaatttcgggggggtccggaccccctggacccctcCCTTCACTACGCCACTGAAGCTACcctattttcaaagaaaaaatactgttaactaataatttaagtttataaaattaagatttttctaTATAGTGAATTTAAACACAgttataaagttttgaatatttcaaaaaaagctccctataattatctaaaaataatagtgtAGCAATTCTccagaatttcaaaaaatatcttcagacataaaaatgaataaacttattttttcagTACTGGATTGCAAtccatttttcataaaataaaggTATGAAAATGAAGAaagtaccattttaaaattaagttgctGATTGCTGCAGTTGGTATCCCGTGCTAGGGCACTACCTACCTTCAACTGTTAGCCAATTAAAGATGCAACTATGGCAAAAACTGATAATTTACATCTGTTAATGCATATTTCAAATGCCCCCATCAATTGAGAATCTTGCCAACTGTGAAGTACGTGCTGTGATTTGTTTCATTAGCGATAAAGGCATAAAAGCTGTTGAAATTCACTCTCTGAACTTTAAAATGTATGGATAAAACATTGTGGGTGATTGAATGgcatttaaatgaataacagttttaaaatatggcCAAAAGAATGTTCATAATAAGAAATCGAGTGGTTGGCccctaataaaatgaaaatgaacgGACATTTCACAATTTCCTTGTTATTTGAAATGTTTCCCCAAATTTCAAGAagtgttcttttttaaatttttatccagAAACATGTTTTGCTGTCCACATGTGACAAAACGAACTCAAGATCTCATCACAGCATTTTACTACGAACAATTTTATGATCTTCCAAAGAGCGTCAATTTGGCATTTTGTGACTATCATTTGTTTTTCATCAGATGAAGCAGTGAATTTCTTGAAGGTTAGTGTTGCAACGATAACAATAGCGTCAAAATGATCACATTGCAATTACTGTTAAATCAGGTGGTAATCTTGTATGAAAACAGTATACGTACAACTGGTTGTTTTTACAATACGATAAGTCCCTTAATACTGATAGCAACTATGTAGAAAAGTAGATCAAAGTGCGGGCTTTCatgcaaaaaaaaatgttaacttgatttatatatacatatatatatatatataccaaaatgGTACTTAAACAAAATTTCTCGTATTTTACATAGAAACAGTATTAAAGTAAATTGACAAACCATATGACACTTGATACTGTGTGGCAGTGGTGATACATTTACACATATTTGAACCACTTTTTTCCTTGCAAGGTGCTGCTCAACAGCTGAAGGCCTAGTGTACACTTGACCTGCCACATTTCCAACATTGTCAGTGACACATCTGAGTATTTACAACGCATGCATCACACTATTCTTCGTAATGAAGACACTAGACAAGTCGCATCTTGCCAAGATCACAAGATAGTACACATCCTGTCGGCTGTGAGAACCTTGCCCTCCCGCAGTTCCCTGGCCTTAATGTCCAGATAGGTGTTTTTCAGTTTCTCCTCCAGGAAGGGAGGTAGAGGAGCATTCCAGTCTGGAGGAGGCTCCGGTCTGTTTTCCCACACAGGATTGTTGTAATGGGCACTCAACCTTTTAACCCTGCGTGCCTCTTCATTGGCAATTATCTCCTCCTGTGGACAcagaagtttaaaatattacatctaaaatTAGATAAACAACAcctgttattgttaaaaattattttactgtaggGATTTTAGTGACAGGCGGCTCTGAAAGAAAGGAATGATTTGTCTCATCTCAAAGAAGAGTCCATTTTTGCAGGCACAGTTTATTATCTTCATAACCATGAGCTGCCCAGGGGTAAGAGCACTCACCATTCAGGAAGCAGTCATGCTCATTGTTTACTATTTCAATAATTGTCACAAAATACCACCAAACCAAGACTACTGCGGGTTTAATtaccatattaattttaaaacagataaaattttaataccaatTCAACTATGATCCTTCAACAATTTTATTCTGACAAGTGATAAATTTCACAAATACGCAAAAACATCAAATCTAATGACCATTTACATGTTTGATTTCtctattaatgtttaattttggcAAGTCTGCAATAGACACAGACATACtattaaacatgaaatttaataGGCAGAACAAAgcaataatgtaaaacataaccCAAATTAACAATACACATGTGTCATTGAAGGTTATAATTTCCAgacttcttaaaaaataaacaattttgaaaatttggagtGCCTGAGTCTTAATAACAAACACaagttaaaattgaaatatctcataaaaaatattatctaaacactattttacatcataaaatgattatatcataaatatatttgcctACAAATGTTTTGTGCTGTTATCCAAGACGACGGTACTATTCATCACTAACTTCACTCTATGGTTGACCTATTCCAAATTTTAcatagaatttaataatttttttgctatactttacagaaatataaaaattctatgaTTTATAAGTGTGTGTGGAAGTGTTTTTAAGGAGGTAACCAATCTTTACTTGATCGAACAGTTGAAGGATACAATTTTAATTAGggataaacattatataaaacacgAAACGTAAATAATATAATGGGAATATGGCTGCAACTTGCGCTTTCTGATGAATGTAGCTACAGGGTTCTACACTTAATGAAATTTTCCAATTCCCTTTCTTCTACAATTGTTGTGGAATTTCAGAGATAACTCGGCAAATCTCATCCTTCAGCTCATCATATTGGCTTCTCAAACATTTTCTGTTTCGAATGATTGCGAAGGACATAATCCAATGGAATGCAATCATACATACCTTGGTGGCTAATTTTGATCATAGAGCAATGAGAGTAGGCATACCTGAATAGCTTTCCGTTCACATTATACTGTCTCTCGAGTTGTGAGTCAAGTGCATACATCTAATTGGGaccatatttttcaaaacaaatctaTGTAATCTTCATTATCATGTAGGACCAATAGCTGGTGTCAACAATAGTTCTTTGAAACACAagcattttcaaaaacacgt is part of the Homalodisca vitripennis isolate AUS2020 chromosome 8, UT_GWSS_2.1, whole genome shotgun sequence genome and harbors:
- the LOC124367972 gene encoding UPF0545 protein C22orf39 homolog, giving the protein MSSSSDQSNEEKPVKNEWMIRPCHLYEDEYDDCTSIRARFQQYFVLGQWEDCTPWKHDYYNCEKWKNNKDKAAAEEIIANEEARRVKRLSAHYNNPVWENRPEPPPDWNAPLPPFLEEKLKNTYLDIKARELREGKVLTADRMCTIL